In one Cloacibacillus porcorum genomic region, the following are encoded:
- the mutS gene encoding DNA mismatch repair protein MutS: protein MLEQYVHWKDKYPDCLLFFRMGDFYEMFFEDAKTASAVLDITLTSRSKDSENQIPMAGVPFHSVDSYLGRLVAAGYRVAICEQITEPDGRTLVERSVTRIVTPGTWLPENSDGDGKIAACLFEGKNLSVALLDSASGALRAGTFALEGGVSILSAFAPNEVLLRRGQLEQFRKSCPSLTSCNTVERDKGDFSPPQASSWLCRKWNISSLSAMGLDDRDAAAGAAATAVKYLEETQFSKASHITAVTPILPRENLILDQNTQANLELIDQSTTSLFWVLNRCRTPMGKRMLKNWITSPLQDIAAIEARQDIVERLAGDPRLRARLGELLAGCRDMGKSLSRITLNMGSPSDMLVIKETLNFVPEIRALAAEDEALATLIPDCDTTELAALLMAAVADSVPRFLRDGGVIKGGFDAELDSWRSKAENSSSWLAAFEEAERARSGIKNLKAGVNKVFGYYIEIPKGNAGRAPMNYIRKQTLVNAERFITDELKAFEREMFSAESEMLAIEERIYAGLVEAVLAQAAAIQRTANFIAELDTLLSLGAVAAEQGYCRPQMDMSKDFVVKNARHPVVEVTLGKNPFTPNDFNFSDENGRRIAIITGPNMAGKSTYLRMAALIAVMAHMGSFIPAESAKIGLIDRVFTRIGARDELARGQSTFMVEMVETANILRHATDRSLIILDEVGRGTSTYDGLSIAWSVVEFLQGQEHARPRVFFATHYHELTQLAELLPGIVNLSMGVEESDRGVVFLHKIVEAPSDRSYGIEVARLAGVPAAVLRRSEELLATFEERGAEKNEEVKSSQQNQLTLFDVRQEAVLEELAACDPNNMTPMAALELVCRLREESRKVLGFK from the coding sequence ATGCTTGAGCAATATGTGCACTGGAAGGATAAGTACCCGGACTGCCTTCTCTTTTTCCGCATGGGAGATTTTTATGAGATGTTTTTTGAAGATGCCAAGACCGCTTCCGCCGTGCTTGACATCACCCTTACCTCACGCTCTAAAGACTCCGAAAACCAAATACCGATGGCGGGAGTTCCATTCCATTCCGTCGATTCATATCTCGGAAGGCTTGTCGCCGCCGGCTACCGCGTGGCGATCTGCGAACAGATCACCGAGCCGGACGGGCGTACGCTTGTCGAGCGCAGCGTCACCCGCATCGTTACGCCGGGGACCTGGCTGCCGGAGAACTCAGACGGCGACGGGAAGATCGCGGCCTGCCTGTTTGAAGGTAAAAACCTTTCCGTCGCGCTGCTTGATTCCGCGAGCGGAGCGCTGCGCGCCGGGACCTTCGCGCTGGAGGGCGGCGTGTCGATACTCTCCGCCTTCGCCCCCAACGAGGTGCTTCTGCGGCGCGGCCAGCTTGAACAGTTCCGTAAAAGCTGTCCATCTTTGACCTCCTGCAACACGGTGGAGCGCGACAAGGGGGATTTTTCGCCGCCGCAGGCCTCCTCCTGGCTCTGCCGCAAGTGGAATATATCTTCGCTGTCCGCGATGGGGCTGGACGACCGCGACGCGGCGGCAGGCGCGGCGGCCACCGCCGTCAAATATCTTGAGGAGACTCAATTCTCGAAGGCCTCGCACATAACCGCCGTTACGCCGATACTGCCGCGTGAAAACCTGATCCTCGATCAGAACACCCAGGCGAACCTGGAACTTATCGATCAAAGTACGACCTCGTTATTCTGGGTGCTCAACCGCTGCCGTACGCCGATGGGCAAACGGATGCTTAAAAACTGGATCACCTCGCCGCTGCAGGATATCGCGGCGATAGAGGCGCGGCAGGATATAGTGGAACGGCTTGCGGGTGATCCGCGGCTGCGCGCCCGTCTCGGCGAGCTGCTGGCGGGCTGCCGCGACATGGGCAAGTCCCTCTCGCGCATCACCCTCAACATGGGCTCGCCCTCCGATATGCTGGTCATCAAAGAGACGCTGAACTTCGTGCCGGAGATAAGAGCGTTAGCCGCTGAAGACGAGGCGCTCGCCACGCTTATTCCGGACTGCGACACCACGGAGCTCGCGGCGCTGCTGATGGCGGCGGTCGCCGATTCCGTGCCGCGCTTCCTGCGCGACGGCGGCGTCATTAAGGGCGGCTTTGACGCGGAACTTGATTCATGGCGCAGCAAAGCGGAGAATTCCTCGTCGTGGCTCGCCGCCTTTGAGGAGGCCGAGCGGGCCAGGAGCGGAATAAAGAATCTGAAGGCCGGTGTCAACAAGGTATTCGGATATTACATAGAAATTCCTAAGGGCAATGCCGGACGCGCGCCCATGAACTATATACGCAAGCAGACGCTTGTGAACGCCGAACGCTTTATCACAGACGAGCTCAAGGCCTTTGAACGCGAAATGTTCAGCGCCGAGAGCGAAATGCTGGCGATCGAGGAGCGGATATACGCCGGTCTAGTGGAGGCGGTGCTGGCGCAGGCGGCGGCGATACAGCGCACGGCGAACTTTATCGCCGAGCTCGACACGCTGCTGTCGCTTGGCGCCGTCGCCGCCGAGCAGGGGTACTGCCGTCCGCAAATGGATATGAGCAAGGATTTTGTCGTCAAAAACGCGCGCCATCCCGTCGTCGAGGTGACGCTCGGCAAAAACCCCTTCACTCCGAACGACTTCAATTTCAGCGACGAAAACGGACGCCGTATCGCCATCATCACGGGGCCCAATATGGCCGGTAAGTCCACCTATCTGCGGATGGCGGCTCTGATCGCGGTGATGGCGCACATGGGCTCCTTCATTCCCGCGGAGAGCGCGAAGATCGGGCTCATCGACCGCGTATTCACGCGTATCGGCGCGCGCGACGAACTGGCGCGCGGGCAGAGCACCTTCATGGTGGAGATGGTGGAGACCGCCAATATCCTGCGCCACGCCACGGACCGCAGCCTGATAATCCTCGACGAGGTGGGGCGCGGGACTTCGACCTACGACGGCCTCAGCATCGCCTGGTCGGTGGTTGAGTTTTTACAGGGGCAGGAGCACGCCCGCCCGCGCGTCTTTTTCGCGACGCATTACCACGAACTGACCCAGCTCGCGGAGCTTCTGCCGGGGATAGTGAACCTCAGTATGGGGGTGGAGGAGAGCGACCGCGGCGTGGTCTTCCTCCATAAGATCGTCGAGGCCCCCTCCGACCGCTCCTACGGCATCGAGGTGGCGCGTCTCGCGGGCGTTCCCGCCGCCGTGCTGCGCCGCTCCGAGGAGCTGCTGGCTACATTTGAGGAGCGCGGCGCGGAGAAGAACGAGGAGGTGAAGAGCTCCCAGCAGAACCAGCTGACGCTCTTCGACGTGCGCCAGGAGGCGGTCCTTGAGGAGCTTGCCGCCTGCGACCCGAACAACATGACGCCGATGGCGGCGCTGGAACTCGTCTGCCGCCTGCGCGAAGAGAGCAGAAAGGTACTTGGATTCAAATGA